In Treponema vincentii, a single window of DNA contains:
- a CDS encoding gliding motility protein: MKAKTGDVYCVYNSYLKKYTACQITKIEEGEKKPKAVLLWLDWSGEQPLKEEELPLLKPLYQDFMYWKRGLHLCNVDVMVPANHMLIGNMQPLTDESTNTYAMSWGNGYEVYRQLKWQEIPKEQRDAFKKAESSKEKIIFAGKERPVSKHRIYDDVPFENVLELKAFPCLSYLACKKWHTGLYEYLQSCPFLDELVLENHQQKRLDFSNTHLHQLSIDMNGVEELYLNNELEELILLGEVTNNCKIHAVENGALLLLTATKIVPKIQGLKDLGKLHCSEITELDVAEILKAYPMLKELRLWGKPGILSNLSMLFRFTKLEGFTTVDLFGFSAEDIPEPECLPNLHWFWMSSLPENAAKKAKQLYKKRKEEGLDLWIQKPRKPEWLAQNLDNPFRSWDGQENISAANAKKAADVYKKTRAEILKLEQSSPIEAARTAEALVRAYTEAFNKMDKRKYFIETEEREIIYCALAELLDLLPPELSINKEKLLEIFDLTRDF; this comes from the coding sequence ATGAAAGCTAAAACCGGCGATGTATACTGTGTGTATAATTCATATTTAAAAAAATATACTGCATGCCAAATAACCAAGATAGAGGAAGGTGAGAAAAAACCGAAAGCAGTGCTGCTCTGGTTAGATTGGTCGGGTGAACAGCCTCTCAAAGAGGAAGAATTACCTTTACTAAAGCCGCTTTATCAGGACTTTATGTACTGGAAACGTGGTCTGCATCTTTGTAATGTTGATGTCATGGTGCCTGCGAACCATATGTTAATCGGTAACATGCAGCCATTAACCGATGAAAGCACAAATACCTATGCAATGTCTTGGGGAAACGGATACGAAGTATATCGTCAACTTAAATGGCAGGAAATTCCTAAAGAGCAAAGAGATGCGTTTAAAAAAGCGGAGAGCAGTAAGGAAAAAATTATATTTGCCGGAAAAGAAAGACCGGTTTCCAAACATCGCATATATGATGATGTTCCTTTTGAAAATGTGCTGGAATTAAAGGCCTTTCCATGCTTATCCTATTTGGCATGTAAAAAATGGCATACCGGTTTATATGAATATTTACAATCATGTCCGTTTTTAGATGAGCTGGTACTTGAAAATCATCAGCAAAAAAGATTGGATTTTTCCAATACGCATTTACATCAGCTTTCCATTGATATGAACGGCGTGGAAGAACTGTATCTGAATAACGAATTGGAAGAACTTATTCTGTTAGGTGAAGTAACAAATAACTGTAAAATACATGCTGTTGAAAACGGAGCTTTATTACTTTTAACAGCAACTAAAATAGTGCCTAAAATACAGGGGCTAAAAGACTTGGGCAAACTGCATTGCTCAGAGATTACAGAACTTGATGTAGCCGAGATTTTAAAAGCATACCCGATGCTGAAGGAATTGCGGCTATGGGGAAAACCCGGTATTCTTTCTAACCTTTCTATGCTATTCCGATTTACAAAATTGGAGGGCTTTACCACGGTTGATTTATTCGGTTTTTCTGCCGAAGACATTCCGGAGCCGGAATGTTTACCTAACTTACATTGGTTTTGGATGAGCAGCCTGCCGGAAAATGCAGCCAAAAAAGCTAAACAGCTTTATAAAAAGAGAAAAGAAGAAGGGCTTGATCTTTGGATACAAAAGCCGCGAAAGCCGGAATGGTTGGCGCAGAACCTTGACAATCCGTTCCGCTCATGGGACGGACAAGAAAATATTTCTGCAGCGAATGCCAAGAAAGCAGCAGATGTATATAAAAAAACAAGAGCCGAAATTCTCAAATTGGAACAAAGCTCGCCGATCGAAGCTGCTCGGACTGCCGAAGCTTTGGTGAGGGCATACACTGAAGCCTTTAATAAGATGGACAAACGCAAATATTTTATTGAAACAGAGGAACGGGAGATTATCTATTGTGCCCTTGCAGAACTTTTAGATTTACTGCCACCTGAGTTATCTATCAATAAAGAGAAACTCTTGGAA